Part of the Quercus lobata isolate SW786 chromosome 6, ValleyOak3.0 Primary Assembly, whole genome shotgun sequence genome, ttggctagtaaacagtagtgagatggttatttatgcttttctttAAAGGTTTAAGTctgacagtcaaagacatgtgacttcaagatcaagacaaagtgatcaaaaccataaacatctttcccacacaacatgcactacaaaactttaactagtaaagtgcaataagtaagctcatcaaagctaaataaGATACAAAatacatgttatgtgaaaataaattgaccaaccttgattataaatccaagatgtgaaatacaaaatacaaaaatctttttggtttttaaaaattttatgaccaaaaacaaaaagcacacattatgctaaatgaataatgcaaatgcaatgcatgaccgtgcttaactaagctatagagggtacacaaacaagaaatatcaatttcttaattaacccataagtacatgtacaaactagtacatactcatacaaaattataaatagcttagcacttatataatacatactattcaagtttctccacaatgtcaagtatgttctaaatcaagagagatatcataattcatgtaatcctcaagaaaaataaaacaagacacaaaataaaatatttttgtccttttgaaaattttcaatgttttttggatttttttataaaaaaaataaaaaacaaaacaaaaaaaaacaaaacatgtccacaaataattgaaagaattaaatcagagacaagtcagcaacactcaccttagagaatcttttctcacctatctagcacgagtcttcggctttgtaggtgaaaatctacgagaagcagagtgtatttgagggattacaccaatcttttgagaaagactaaaatcctgcaaatttctttcacaagccaacaagcttaaattttttaaaataatatgaaacaatttatatggacttatggcaagaaaaatatcatcacaaatcctagattgaaacacagaatgtttaaatttcagtttatgacaattaggacgaatgtgatcatggacaccacaaaagtggcagacaggaacaaatttaggaacatcagtattcctagtGACAagtctagtctcagattttggtttttaccTCAACGAATAACagtttggtctaatatgaccaactaCACCACAAAGATGACAGGTaagcacaaaaacagatttattatgctctctaacaatAGGTTTAGACTTAGATTTATAAACTTCAAcgtctacatcagaacttttacctttgtctaatctagcaaaataagcattttctttattattcctcttaaaaggagggatataaacttttttagttttaggcttaagagaaacagaaacacttctgtcatcaacagcaggcttggtactagtcaaattttcaattttagctttagattcaactaactcttgttccaagctttccatcttctcatcttgagaggaaatttgatttctcaaaaattcattctttttattagattcatctaatctaacaaccaattcctctttttcaagattaaccaattttaactctttcttgaatttcttagcaattttcatagatttcaataattccttacgaagagtttcacaggcatcaataaaatcaactgaagcatgagcagaaacatgatcggaaagacacttcaaattatccataacaacaggggttaaggattagatcttagatcaaaagatctaaaacaaaagagcaacaaAACTAGGTAATTAgttaagttgttacttagtccaatttaacaaaactaGTTATTACAATcacaacaatcatatcatgcatagcaacggaaagataaataatacaaagatatgatcactaggaaaccaaactggtaaaaacttggagaggatttaacttagatatcctcaaggtaaacctgaatccactatcttgaaaaaatcgaagttcatacaataaaacttacaagcccccacgcttgacttcttattgctacccaccagtagaacttactgacacgatcacGTGCAAGTTTCGAATCCATggattccttctttcttggattcaccaccagatacaagcacacccgcttgtatTTCTTTaggcttcaatggcagcaattgagttgatcatcaaggtgtagataacatctcttccttgaaaaccctaagatttgtgtaaaggaaagctcctctagatctcacaagagatttacacaaaatagaaaatatgagcAATAATACAACTCTCAAGCAACCAAGACTTTAGAGAGGTTttggtacaaaaccctaaaaccaaaAGAGTCACAAGtggcactctaatctctctctcttcagtcTCAAAAACGtggcttagggtttcctttatatagtgGGAGAAGTatatctgaaaccctaatccttaatgggcttaagCTGTTGTTTGGGCCgacttaaaattctgcagatactattttcgattgatcgagcctgttcttcgatcgatcgaactaggCAGAATATGAAGtcttctttctgcagcttgtatgttcttgaatcttgatttgaatcaccttgagtattgtctaataaaacctgtAGACtataagatctatatctagacaagtttatattcacaatttgccaattgttctaaacatttagaacctagcAAGATTGTTCCATCATCATTGGACTCATAGACCTATCCATTAATCTAGTCCACGTTCCACTCCTTTGTTTTGTCTGATTTTCCGTACTAGCTTTTACCTTCCCCTTATTTCTACTCCTACTTTTACTACCCTCTTTCCTTGTTGCAGCTCATATAGTTAAACTACCTTTCGAACCAGGTGTACTAAACTTATCCGGATTCATGTTATTTAATCCCATTATCCTTCCATCTTTATCCTTCTCTTTCGAAACAACCTTCTTATACAGGATCACCTTATCAACTACATCTCCCTCTAGATTTCCCATCGGGTTAGGAACTCCTCATTTGAATTAAAAACACCAAGATTTTTCATAATTGCCTTATCAACCCCCTGGATAATCTCCTCAAATTCTAGCATGgattgattttgaaaaatattctttatGGGCATTGGCGTTGGTAACAACTCCTTTATTAAGTCAGTTCCTCCCTTCGATCTGTATCCTTCTTGCGTAACTAGTTGCCGTTGATAAGCCATAGCCCCTTCCTTCGTCGAGTCTGCCACCACCGTCATTAGACCTGACACATTAGCTCTTATGTCGACGCGACTACCTGAGCATGACCCTTTGAAACCAGGCACTATGATCGTTACCTTTTTTGATGGATTATGCTGGTTTGCCCTTATCCAGGCTCCATATTGTTGATCCTCCATAGCTGGCAAACCTTTACTTTGAAGCCACACCATGCAATCCTTGTCGTCATGAGCACCAGTAACAGATATTCGGTAGATGCTCATACTTGAACGAAATCTAGCCCTTTGATGATTGGTCCCACGTGACACGCCTTCCTCTACTTAGTGGTCTCGTAACATCCACGCCCACCCCCACTCGCATGAATTTATGACCTCTCATCTCGTTTTTATCTGTAAGTTTTGAAATAACACCTAGAGATTTACCAAGACTCAGGGCAATTTCTACATTCAAGTAAGAGAATGGTAGGTCATCGATTTGAACCCAGAATGAAGTCGTATCAAACCTCAACCTACCGACTAGGATAGAGCCATAGCGCTCCAACTAGGGATGGCAAATTTGGCCCGCCCCTCCTTGCTTCGCCCCGTGCAGGTTTTTCTCGCCTTGCAAAAGTGGTGGGgcagggatggggcaagattttagcctcGCACCACAGGGTGgtgcggggatgggtttagactttttggACCCACCTTGCCCTGCGTTATTAAGGGTTATAACtgtttttcataccctaaaaccttactatttaaacaaacatattaatattagcttattttattctaatcAATGTGGTTCtttacctttattttgttatgtattataatatgagttttttttttttggtgattgttttgttaaacacttggatatattattcaatattttctaaaaaattgatttgattggataggataaatttagttgtaatttcaagtatatttttattaatgaaataagtttcattaaaaaaattatactagttgtagggaaaattaataaaaagtagAATTTTACGGGGTGGGGCAGGGTTTTGAGAGGCCCCAAGGGAcggggatggggtgagaaagttttTCTTGTCATGCAGGGCGGGATGGGACGGAGATGGGATAAGACAAAACCATGTGTGACggggacgaagaccccatccttcggccccaccccgccccattgccattcCTAGCTCCAACACAACCAAATGTCTATCAAATGACAATGGTTCTCCCATTAAGACTTTCTCCACATCTGCTTCAAgcataaaatcaaacaaaactacGTTGTTTCTAGCATCACTCACTTCGAGCTCTCTTCTTGTTCTCCACAATGGACGAAACGTCCGAGCCACGGCTTCGATGTTCACTATTCTTCGAGTAAGAAACTTCACTGCCAAAACCCATTTCCCCACCTTCTTGTTACTTGTTAAGTCCACATTCCCATCTTTCTCCTCAGACAATGACAGCTTTTTTCAACTTTGTGCGAGATCATCCATCTTGCAAACTACCAGTACCTCAAACCCAAGCCCTACTAGTAACTAAGTTACTATAGGGGACGTGCCTTCCTTCTCAACGGGAGAAGGGAAACCTTATGCTacagcaaagagagagagaggagggcCGCTCGCTTTGCTGAGAACAATAGATAgaagatatttatttatatataataagtacGCACAAAACAATATATGCTACTATATTAAGTGGTTAagttactatatatatatatatgttttgtaaTTAGGTACTTAAGAGAAGGACAATTTAATAACTTCCTACACACATGGACCAATAAGCATAAGACTTGGCCCAATCCTTGAGAGAACACTTGGTTCTCCTTTCCATACAACCCACCCAGCCCCCCTACCCCTACTAGCCGGCCATGcatttcttcttattttctctcAGAAAAGCCTAGAACACTCTTGAGCTCTCTCCCTCCTCAACTTACGGTTCCAGCAGCTCTAAAGGGGGGAAAATGTCTATTTCTTCTCAAAGTTCTCAAAGACTTAAGCTAAAGTGATTTTAGCTCCATTTCTCCAAGAAACTAGCCTAGGGTAAGGAAAAATCAAAGTCTTTAATTCAATAGAACATGTGAAGTTTGGGTAAATGCTAGTTTTGGCTTAAGGGTATGAGAAATCACATGTACGAGCCAGTAATGTAATGAATTTTTGCTATGGATTGAAGTATGTATGTGAAATTGCATGTGGATAAAAAGGGTTTCTAAAGGACATGGCTTTGTGTGTAAGATTTGAGTGGACACCTTGTTCGGATGTATTAGATTGAAGATGAGCTTTATTAAACAGGTTTGTTATTTCAAGGTCATATGATGTTTTCAGAAAGGTTTTGAAACTGAAGTATAACATGTATAGTATATGTATAAAATATCCCAACATGAAAATAAGACCATTTGcaattattttatgattttatgtgaaaatttgCTAAAACTGCCACTATAACAGATTATGTGTTCGCACatgaaaaattatgtaataaattgTATACAGTGAATTAGGATGCCTAGGGTAGTTCCTAAGAAAGCTAAGACATATATGATTGTAATGTAATTAGTCTTATAACAATTAGATGAATATAAAAATGATGGTGTTAAGTTGTTATGGGTTCTAATATAGATTCACTATTGAAGTTGAGCAAAGCTTAGGTATagtacttaggtgctgttccttatgttctctttttaagattttgtcatATGAGTTTTTTCTTATtggatggaagtgtattttttagttaagtagccaaatgactgaattttaagagaagaacctaaggaacaacattTAAGATGCTGTACGTAAGTTTTGTCTACTAAAGTTACTCTTTTACTCACTAATCACAACATactacttaggatttgttataaatttttgtgtacataatatttctcttaatttatttgataGTATTTAGGGGATTACAATTGCAATTACAATTTCGATGAAACAACAAACAAGGTGCAAGTGGAATACTTATGTATTTTTGTCAATAGTTGCTGAGGCTCAAGATTTACAGCCTAGCCGAGTCTTCCCACTCTTGGCCACACCATTGCACTGACGCGGCTAGACCATCACCAACAAAAGATCTACCATTGCTACTGCCACCCTTCACCTAGCTGGGTCCTCTTCCTCCACCCCCTTACAGAATTGGCATTCAATAACTCAACCTCCAATGCCATGAATTCATCTACCTCATTGCTCATTCGGTGTTTTTCCTATGAGAAGTGTTTATTACATAGTTCACAatttcagttttattttttattttttattattttttattaatttctaattctttATGTGCGTAAATGTGTGTGCATTAATGCGCGTGCAACaagtttttatcttttcttttttcctcattAAACCGACCTTAGTTTAGGTGATTGCTCTGTTAACTCCCATTATTGTTAAGTTAATATCttttaaatgatgtggcacATTCTCAGTCATTGGcttattttaaatgaattctAGTTATGAGATGGCTCCTCTCCATTTTTCAGTAAATCCAAAAATTAGGGTCTAAATTTGTTACTCTAATTGATCGTTGCTAATTGCGTTTTAGCGCTCCGTttattttgaagtaaaaaataatttttgcaaatttttttcctattttaaggtgtttgtttgcatttaaaaatgtagttaaacttgtaaaatattttatgttaatcgtaaaatcctttataaaaagttgtaaaatattttacctttaaaaatttagtaaatttttttacaaaaacacatAGTAGTTGCCTCTCCTCTTATCTGGTGGCTAGGTTGCTGGTATTAGTGGTCCGGTCAACAGAAACATCGTTCTCACGGCAGCCAAGTGGCTAGAGTTGTAGTTTTGGCTGTATTTGCTGGTAGTCTGATCTTCAGAAACATTGTTCTGACGATCCGATCATTGAACCTCTAGCACCAGTTTTAGTAGTTTGCttgaaaaattttacatgtcacatcaaacacttgaaaatattttacttttaaaacaaatagagcTAAGTATGATCAAAATCACTAAATTAAATTAGAAtacttgcaatttttttattggatgcaACCGGtgatatttctttaaaaatagtCATTTCTGTGGACTGTTGACAAAGGAAGAGAGTCCCCCCCGAAATGCCTTGAAATGGATCCTTCATATCTGTGAATCCTAAAACCAAGGTTTAAATTTGTTATACTCTCATTGATCTTTTCTAATTGCTTGTGTATTTAAGTACAATCCAAattgttaaattaaattaaattaaaatatatggcattttttttattgataccttagataatatttatctaaGCAATGTTAGTACCACAATATTTTAcgtaatttttgttaaaattcgTCACGTAGTGAATTGTGAGTGGTGAAGATTTGGatccataattttttatttactattcacAACTCGCCATATGGCGAGTTGTTACAACAGTTGTGTAAAATGTTATGTTACGACTTTATTTATCTAGAATATAGTGACCTTCCTGTCAACGTTGGCTAAAGAAAATTGTGCCCCCAAATGGGACGGGCAACCACCAAAACCAGCCTGAATTTTCTCTTACATACTACTGTTATCCATCTCATTTTCGACTCCTAAGAAAGCAAGAGCCTATATTTTTTCAACGTGAAAATGATATACATGATGATAAAAGTAGAAGCAACAGTTGTGAAGTAacacgctttttttttttttttttttttttttctttttccccaaAGGTGTTCGTAGGCGGCTTGGTCATAAGAGGAGGTGCCTTTGGCTGCGGCATTGGAGACTAAAGCAGTGTAAAGAAATGGCAGAAATGCAGCGACCATATAACGAAACAAACAGCACAATCGTATGCTATGCGCCGACCATGATAACAACAAATGGTATATGGCAAGGCGATAACCCTTTAGAttattctctccctctcttcatTTTGCAATTGACAATGGTCGTTGTTACTACTCGTGTTCTGGTTTTCCTCCTCAAACCCCTTCGCCAACCTCGTGTTATCTCTGAAGTTTTGGTACGTTTATCTCTTAATTATTACCTGTCCTACTCAATTTCCCTACATTGATTCTCATGTATATAGTTTCAAGTTTCAGCATGCAGTTGGGAGTAATATTACCGCCACAAAAtatattacaacatttttacaaattgttgttgTAACTAACTTCTTATTGGTTCTTACCTGAGtttacaaataacattatttttatttaccaataattacttATCACATTAAcagtttttaaaaaagtttatatctcTTGCATTTTcctgcaatttttcttttaccatTTAATAACATACGTATGAAGTTTTTAATAAGCacaatttcactttaatgaTTAGCACCTTGGTCCACGATCCTAGTAGATAGTTACAATATTTCATCTGCATGATCATAATTGTTGAAAAGTTGGCGGTGAAAGAGGCATTCCAAGCAACTTTTTAGCCTTGGCTTCTAGCTCCTTTCTTCTCTGATTTCAAAGAGGCATTACATTCCTTCTCTTGTTGGGGCTTCATTTTTATTACTAGcaatgtaaattttttgttacaCAATGTAGCTCGTTGGACAGCCATTTGTAATTGGTGTGACCCATCTTTATCTCCTTTATTCCTTTGTTGGGTTCTTTCtccaaaattattaaattagatATGTGCCGAGGCTTTCTCTTGTTTCTtcttagtttattattattatttataaaaaatatggctatatatgtgtgtatatatatatatatatatatgtatgtatgtatataatattGGTCATTGTGTAATAGGGCATTGTTGCACACATTGTTGTCCAAAATAATTGAAGTCATGATTTCAGACTTAAAAACGTGACTTAAAGAGTTCTCCCATGTGTATGGTATATTTTCAAGTTCTAGTTCAACGACTTATGGCAAAAGATATGTACAACATATATCACATAGTAATTTTTTGATGATATTTCTTTGAAGCTCGTAGTATTATTCTTGTAACATTGATTCGATGTGTACAACAACATATACAGGGTGGAGTGATATTGGGTCCATCAGTGCTTGGAAGGAGCGCAACCTTTGCCCAAACATTGTTTCCTCTAAGAAGTGTGATGGTGGTTGAGACATTGGCAAATATGGGTCTCCTTTACTTCCTCTTCCTGGTTGGAGTGGAGATGGACATTACAGCAATCAGGCGAACTGGAAAAAAATCGTTGGCTATTGCACTTTCTGGAATGGTCTTACCCTTCGTGGTTGGTTCCGTCTTCGCCTTCTTTCTTTACAAATCACAGGGTAGCATGACACTAGGGACTTACATCCTATTCTTCAGTCTTGCCGTCTCTGTCACTGCATTCCCAGTGCTTGCTCGAATCCTTGCAGAGCTTAAACTCGTAAATTCGGAGATTGGCAAGATTGCTTTATCATCAGCTCTTGTCAATGACATGTGTGCTTGGATTCTATTAGCTTTTGCTATTGCCCTGTCTGAGAATGATAGTTCTTCTTTAGCTTCCCTCTGGGTGATACTGTCTAGCATATTATTTGTTGTCTTTTGCATTTTTGTTGTCCGTCCAGCAATCTCATGGATGATCCAGAGAACCCCAGACGGAGAGACCATCAGTGAGTTCTATATATGTCTCATTCTCACTGGGGTCATGATCTCGGGCTTTATTACAGATGCCATTGGAACACATTCTGTGTTTGGAGCTTTTGTGTTTGGTCTTGTAATTCCAAATGGACCAGTTGGAGTTACTCTCATAGAAAAGCTTGAGGACTTTGTTTCGGGGCTTCTGCTTCCTCTCTTCTTTGCCATTAGCGGGCTGAAGACTGATATACGCACTATCAGGCATCCCAGCACCTGGGGATATCTATTCCTAGTCATTTTTCTTGCTTGTGCTGGCAAAGTTATAGGAACTCTCCTTATGTCACTCATTTACCGGATGACTGTACGTGAAGGCGTTACTCTTGGTTTCCTTATGAACACAAAGGGCCTTGTTGAATTGATTGTGCTGAATGTTGGAAGGGACCAAGAGGTACTCCTCCTCTATATATTGCTTGTTACCACTACTGGTACTAGTCTTTTATTTCATTCTTGGTGTTTCATTTTGTACttcaccaaccaaaaaaaaaaaggcatggaAAAAAACCACACATGACATGATATACTACAGCTAGTGAAGTACAAAGTGGAATACTAGGAGGGAATAGaagatttttattcaatttttttctctctagctatTTCAAGCACAAATTTGATgacaacaaaattaaattacttGCAGGTGTTAGATGTTCAATCATTTTCACTCATGGTAGTTGCAGCTATAATCATGACTGCAATAGTCATGCCCGTTGTAACAACAATTTACACACCGGCAAGGAGGTTCTTCCCATACAAAAGGCGAACAATCCAAAGTTCAAAACCAGATGCAGAATTTCGAATACTTGTGTGCATTCACAACCCTCGAAATGTCCCAACAATCATCAACCTCCTTGAAGCCTCTCACCCCACCAAAAGATCTCCAATATGCATCTATGCGCTCCACTTGGTTGAACTCACGGGCCGTGCATCTGCCATGCTTATAGTCCATAATACCCGGAAATCAGGTCGACAAGCCCTTAACCGGACTCAAGCTCAGTCCGACCATATCATCAATGCATTCGAGAACTATGAGCAGCGTTCTGGTTGTGTGTCTGTCAACCCCCTCACTGCGATTTCCCCTTACTCTAGCATGCATGAAGACATCTGCAATTTAGCTGAAGACAAACGAGTCGGCCTAATAATCATCCCTTTCCACAAACAACAAACCGTTGATGGAGGCATGGAAGCTAAAAATCCGGCCTATCAAATGGTGAACAAGAAAGTACTTGCAAATGCACCTTGCTCAGTTGGAATTCTTATTGACAGAGGCCTAAATGGGTCCACACGCTTGGCTGCAAAATCAGTATCTCACCACATAGCTGT contains:
- the LOC115950112 gene encoding cation/H(+) antiporter 15-like; translated protein: MAEMQRPYNETNSTIVCYAPTMITTNGIWQGDNPLDYSLPLFILQLTMVVVTTRVLVFLLKPLRQPRVISEVLGGVILGPSVLGRSATFAQTLFPLRSVMVVETLANMGLLYFLFLVGVEMDITAIRRTGKKSLAIALSGMVLPFVVGSVFAFFLYKSQGSMTLGTYILFFSLAVSVTAFPVLARILAELKLVNSEIGKIALSSALVNDMCAWILLAFAIALSENDSSSLASLWVILSSILFVVFCIFVVRPAISWMIQRTPDGETISEFYICLILTGVMISGFITDAIGTHSVFGAFVFGLVIPNGPVGVTLIEKLEDFVSGLLLPLFFAISGLKTDIRTIRHPSTWGYLFLVIFLACAGKVIGTLLMSLIYRMTVREGVTLGFLMNTKGLVELIVLNVGRDQEVLDVQSFSLMVVAAIIMTAIVMPVVTTIYTPARRFFPYKRRTIQSSKPDAEFRILVCIHNPRNVPTIINLLEASHPTKRSPICIYALHLVELTGRASAMLIVHNTRKSGRQALNRTQAQSDHIINAFENYEQRSGCVSVNPLTAISPYSSMHEDICNLAEDKRVGLIIIPFHKQQTVDGGMEAKNPAYQMVNKKVLANAPCSVGILIDRGLNGSTRLAAKSVSHHIAVLFFGGPDDREALFYAWRMSEHPGVRVTVLRLIIASEPAVMHASRSTNLNRYETLAIKANQEREKKLDEDLLKKFQIHTSNNESIMYIEKVVNNGEDTVAAIRSIESSHDLFIVGRGQGMTSPLTAGLTDWSECPELGAIGDLLASSDFASTVSVLVVQQFVGTEPQEDDLVVELGSMRRSTLDGEGPSDEQYQQMNRRQTPPPRGQNAFRPYTTDTN